The Bacteroidota bacterium genome includes a window with the following:
- a CDS encoding YegP family protein, with protein MRKPKFEILAGKDGKIYFHLKAANGEIILAGRGFKTKSETIHAIASVMRYGQLESCIVRRESANGQFFFQIKSPSGRILGWSEMYISRQNRDLGILAVKRAVSYGRVFDL; from the coding sequence ATGCGTAAACCAAAATTCGAAATCCTTGCCGGCAAGGACGGCAAGATTTATTTCCACCTCAAAGCTGCCAACGGCGAGATCATCTTGGCCGGTCGCGGCTTCAAAACCAAGTCGGAAACGATTCATGCGATCGCCTCCGTGATGCGCTACGGCCAACTCGAAAGCTGCATCGTTCGGCGCGAAAGTGCCAATGGCCAGTTTTTCTTTCAGATCAAATCCCCGAGCGGCCGCATCCTGGGTTGGAGCGAAATGTACATTTCCCGTCAAAACAGAGACTTGGGAATCCTGGCTGTCAAACGCGCCGTTTCGTATGGCCGTGTCTTTGACTTGA